A single window of Caldimicrobium thiodismutans DNA harbors:
- a CDS encoding sulfite exporter TauE/SafE family protein: MRWLLRTFSMVALLLLFTCVISMAAETTPQVMEGGSSFPWWAWPLLLFIVTFILGIIAVLGGVGGGVLFVPIVGGFFPFNLDFVRGAGLLVALSGALAAGPGLLRRGLADLRLTIPLALIASTSAIFGAMIGLSLPKNVVNTLLGLTILGIVVIMLTAKKSEYPEVKKADALSRALKIYGIYYEPTTGKEVEWKVHRTPIALLLFVVIGIMAGMFGLGAGWANVPVLNLLMGVPLKVAVSTSKFLLSITDTSAAWIYLNSGAIIPMIVVPSIVGIMLGSIVGVRVLAVAKPKVIRWVVIGLLAFSGLRALLKGLGIWT; this comes from the coding sequence ATGAGGTGGTTACTTCGTACTTTCAGTATGGTTGCGCTTCTTCTTTTATTTACATGTGTAATTAGTATGGCAGCAGAGACTACTCCTCAGGTTATGGAGGGGGGCTCGAGTTTTCCCTGGTGGGCTTGGCCGCTTTTGCTTTTTATCGTAACCTTTATTTTGGGGATCATTGCTGTGCTGGGAGGTGTTGGAGGAGGAGTTCTTTTTGTGCCTATAGTGGGTGGATTTTTTCCATTTAATTTAGACTTTGTAAGGGGTGCAGGATTACTTGTAGCCCTTTCTGGGGCTCTTGCTGCTGGCCCAGGGCTTTTAAGAAGAGGGCTTGCGGATTTAAGACTCACTATTCCCCTTGCCCTAATTGCCTCAACAAGTGCTATCTTTGGTGCTATGATAGGGCTTTCTCTTCCCAAAAATGTAGTAAATACCCTTCTTGGACTTACTATTCTTGGTATTGTAGTTATTATGCTTACTGCTAAAAAGTCTGAATATCCTGAAGTTAAAAAGGCAGATGCCCTTTCCCGGGCTTTAAAGATTTATGGAATTTATTATGAGCCTACTACCGGAAAGGAAGTGGAATGGAAAGTGCATAGAACACCTATTGCTCTTCTTCTTTTTGTTGTGATAGGAATTATGGCAGGAATGTTTGGACTTGGAGCTGGCTGGGCCAATGTCCCTGTTCTTAACTTATTAATGGGTGTTCCCTTAAAGGTTGCAGTTTCAACCAGTAAATTTTTGCTCTCTATTACGGATACTTCAGCTGCCTGGATTTATCTTAACAGTGGAGCTATCATACCCATGATAGTGGTTCCCTCTATTGTTGGAATTATGCTTGGTTCTATTGTGGGAGTTAGAGTTTTAGCAGTTGCCAAACCCAAAGTGATTCGCTGGGTAGTTATTGGTCTTCTTGCTTTTTCAGGCTTAAGGGCCCTGCTTAAAGGCCTTGGAATCTGGACTTAA
- a CDS encoding M48 family metalloprotease: protein MLKRVITLLLIFVFITITPLKALISLEEEEKIGKEVLQEVSRSLEILKDVEAVTYVNLLGELLSQKGVSFSPFNFRFFIIKDKTFNAFSVPGGYIFLNTGLFESLESEDELAGILAHEMSHNLARHVAKRIETIKKMQIATTAATLAAIFLGGGQAGQIVGITGTALAQTKLLAYSRMDEEEADRMGFEILTKAGFNPQAMARVFQRLSKESSFAIELNYRYLLTHPLPQERLNYLQNLAERSAIPFKDRYTLSGDPYYFLRLKARIRGEAEDSSDLILVLKAQLKEKDDPLLRYQLGIALMESRFFVEAEKELTTALKGLPSRDYFKLDLAELYFQKGDYVKAREILSALSFSKSGLGEILELKRKYLLARAYSETGELNQSYQIFKALDENKFLKQDPFFYYHFGLLCSRMELLGESHFYFGKYYENRGDFKTAVFHYKKALSFLQKDSKMYLEAEKKVKDLDRGKEKKVLP, encoded by the coding sequence ATGCTTAAAAGGGTAATTACCTTACTCTTAATTTTTGTTTTTATTACAATCACCCCTCTTAAGGCTCTAATTTCCCTTGAGGAGGAAGAGAAAATTGGTAAAGAAGTGTTACAGGAGGTTTCCAGAAGTCTTGAGATATTAAAGGATGTGGAGGCTGTAACTTATGTCAATCTACTTGGTGAGCTTCTTTCTCAAAAAGGGGTTTCCTTTTCTCCCTTTAATTTTCGTTTCTTCATTATCAAAGATAAAACTTTCAATGCCTTCTCCGTTCCAGGGGGCTATATATTTTTAAATACAGGACTTTTTGAGTCTCTTGAAAGTGAGGATGAGCTTGCTGGTATTCTGGCCCATGAAATGAGCCATAATTTAGCAAGGCATGTAGCCAAGAGGATTGAGACTATTAAAAAAATGCAGATAGCTACAACTGCAGCAACCTTAGCAGCAATTTTTCTTGGTGGCGGGCAGGCAGGACAGATTGTGGGGATTACGGGAACTGCCTTGGCTCAGACCAAGCTTCTTGCTTACAGCCGAATGGATGAAGAAGAGGCAGACCGCATGGGTTTTGAGATTCTCACCAAAGCAGGATTTAATCCTCAAGCTATGGCACGGGTCTTTCAAAGGCTATCCAAGGAAAGCTCCTTTGCCATAGAATTAAATTATCGTTATCTCCTTACCCATCCTTTACCTCAGGAAAGATTGAATTATCTGCAAAATCTTGCAGAAAGGAGTGCCATTCCCTTCAAGGATCGCTATACCCTTTCGGGAGATCCCTATTATTTTTTAAGATTAAAGGCAAGAATTCGGGGTGAAGCCGAGGACTCAAGTGACCTTATTCTGGTTTTAAAGGCCCAGCTAAAGGAAAAGGATGATCCCCTTTTGCGCTATCAATTAGGTATTGCCCTGATGGAGAGTAGATTTTTTGTTGAGGCAGAAAAAGAACTTACCACAGCCTTAAAAGGTCTTCCCTCCAGAGATTACTTTAAACTTGATCTTGCAGAGCTTTACTTTCAAAAAGGTGACTATGTTAAGGCCAGAGAGATCCTAAGTGCCCTTTCTTTTTCTAAATCAGGACTTGGAGAAATCCTGGAACTCAAAAGAAAATATCTCTTAGCCCGAGCCTACTCTGAGACAGGGGAATTAAACCAGAGTTATCAAATTTTTAAGGCCTTAGATGAAAACAAATTCCTCAAACAGGATCCCTTTTTTTATTACCACTTTGGTCTTCTCTGTTCCCGTATGGAGCTCTTAGGGGAATCCCATTTTTATTTTGGGAAATACTATGAAAATAGAGGAGACTTTAAGACAGCTGTCTTTCATTACAAAAAAGCCCTTTCCTTTTTACAAAAAGACTCTAAAATGTATTTAGAGGCAGAAAAAAAGGTGAAGGACCTTGACAGAGGTAAAGAAAAGAAGGTTTTACCTTAA
- a CDS encoding YbhB/YbcL family Raf kinase inhibitor-like protein codes for MQISSPAFSDKGKIPVKYVMPGAGGKNISPPLKWESIPEGTLSLVLVCVDIHPVARNWIHWVIINIPPTVKEFKEGASMKEISPPAKELINSFGFKGWGGPQPPPGTGDHPYVFKLFALKVSEIKLTEKPSYKDLLRALKPHVLAEAEYTGYFGR; via the coding sequence ATGCAAATATCTTCTCCGGCCTTTTCAGATAAAGGTAAGATTCCAGTTAAATATGTAATGCCTGGGGCTGGAGGTAAGAATATATCTCCTCCTCTTAAGTGGGAGAGTATCCCTGAAGGGACTCTATCCCTTGTTTTAGTCTGTGTGGATATTCACCCCGTTGCCAGAAACTGGATTCACTGGGTTATAATCAATATCCCCCCTACAGTAAAGGAATTTAAAGAGGGAGCTTCCATGAAAGAGATTTCTCCTCCAGCTAAGGAATTGATCAACTCTTTTGGATTTAAGGGTTGGGGAGGACCACAACCCCCTCCTGGCACAGGGGATCATCCCTATGTTTTTAAACTTTTTGCCCTCAAAGTTTCAGAAATAAAACTTACAGAAAAACCAAGCTATAAAGACCTTTTAAGGGCTTTAAAGCCCCATGTGCTTGCCGAAGCTGAATATACCGGCTATTTTGGAAGGTAA
- a CDS encoding ATP-grasp domain-containing protein, whose translation MSPFYVIPTYQSLLRNFPLLKKGDLLLTRIPIRPDNFHLIFDLQCREVISFPSFLSQILSASKVAQAEILREFMPPYTYVIKNQVSLLQVMQNPPPYAGFITKKDQANCGLGVKLWRDLEELFNLAGTQALEFPFVLQPLFRDWKDLRVIVLGELYKEAYLRENPDNFRQNLFFGGKATPYELSEEETTFCKRVMERGGFFFAHLDLAYIEGKGPYLSEINLKGGIKGASIKPLEYEKILHRLREDFFNHWKEEHQPFEIL comes from the coding sequence ATGTCCCCTTTTTATGTCATTCCTACTTATCAATCCCTTTTAAGAAATTTTCCCCTTTTAAAAAAGGGGGACCTCCTTTTAACCAGAATTCCCATCAGACCAGATAACTTCCATCTTATTTTTGATCTTCAATGTCGTGAAGTCATATCTTTTCCAAGCTTTCTGTCACAGATCCTGAGTGCCTCAAAGGTTGCTCAGGCAGAAATTTTGAGAGAATTTATGCCTCCTTATACCTATGTTATCAAAAATCAGGTCTCTCTTCTTCAGGTTATGCAAAATCCCCCACCTTATGCAGGTTTTATCACTAAAAAGGATCAGGCTAACTGTGGATTAGGAGTTAAACTCTGGAGAGATCTTGAGGAGCTTTTTAATCTTGCTGGAACGCAAGCCCTTGAATTTCCCTTTGTCTTACAGCCTTTATTTAGAGACTGGAAGGACTTGAGAGTGATTGTTCTTGGTGAGCTTTATAAGGAGGCCTATTTAAGAGAAAACCCGGACAACTTCAGACAAAATCTTTTCTTTGGAGGAAAAGCAACTCCCTATGAACTATCTGAGGAGGAAACCACCTTTTGCAAAAGAGTGATGGAAAGAGGAGGTTTTTTCTTTGCTCATCTTGATCTTGCCTATATTGAAGGAAAGGGCCCCTATCTCTCTGAAATCAATCTGAAGGGTGGTATAAAGGGTGCCTCCATTAAGCCTCTTGAATATGAAAAGATACTCCACCGGCTAAGAGAGGATTTTTTCAATCACTGGAAAGAGGAGCATCAACCCTTTGAAATACTCTAA